AACACTCATTCACCATGCAGATATGTCGATGTTTAAAGATAAAATGAGAAAAGTAGAAAGAGGTATAAGTTGTGGGGATTAGGCAAGAAAATAAGACGGGATTAATAATTGAAGAGATGCAGGCTGCTCCAATCTTCAATATGTTAACTGCTAATATTATAAGATCAAAAGCACCTATTACAGCAATTTTCTTAGGCGTTTACAAGGAATCAATATTGCTTGAGGGAGATTTGGAAGCAATTGAAGATGATATAACATCATACCTTAATGCTCAAATACGTCAAACAGACATGCTGATAAAGTTATCCAAGGCATTTCAATGGTGTGTTATCTTACCCCAAAGCAAGGAGGAAGAGGCAAACGCCTTTTTAAGCCGTCTTTTCCAGGGAGTTCAAAAGGAGAATGATTGGTTATTTCAGGTGCATCAGCTAGCGTTTTCAGCAGGTGTGATAGAAATAAGAAACAATGAAATTAATTATGATGAGTTAATGCTTATTGGGTACAGATCACTTGAAAGATCCATAAGGCTAGGGGATTGGAATATAGAATATATAGAAGATTTCAAAGAAACAGCCCCTGAGGAAATAAGGGTTAGCATTCTCGAAGAAGATGAAGTTTTCAGCCGCATTCTAAATATGAGTCTGGAAAATCTTCCATTGAAACGGGTGGATCTTAATATTAATACGTTTCAAGATGGCTTGGAATTCCTTGAATCAGACTGGCATTCATCGAGCCATACTCATTTAGTTATAATGAATGATATTTTGCCCAGAAAGAACGGGTTTGAGGTCCTATATAATATTCGAAGATGGCCTAACAATAAACGATTTATCATTTTTATGCTTACGAAAAGAACTACAGAAGAAGATATGATTTTTGCCTTTGAGAATGGAGCCGATGCGTATTTAGCCAAGCCGTTCAATATCCGTTTGTTTGAAGCACAGGTGAAAGGGACACTGGAAAGATTATGGAAATGATAAGGGTATCGATAGGAGTGCTGGCGGTGTTCATAATTATTATGCTGCTGGTTTTAATTTGCCTGGCATTTTATATTGCAGTTCAATATGAGAAAAAACAAGCTCTAATAACAAGGAAAAACGAATACTTAAATGAACTATCAAGTGTCTGGCATGATTATTTGGTTAAAAGTAAGGAAGCTGATCTTGCAAAATTAAAGCCCTCCAACAAAGAAGAATACGAGATTACAGAAAAAATACTTCTATGCTATGTGAAAAACTTATCTAATAGTGAGATTCTGTTGAAAATTAATGGTTTTGCGAATGAATTTCTTACAGACTATTATGCGCTTTTATTGAGAAGCCGTAAATGGAGTCTAAGGATGAATGCTTTATACAGAACAGCTGACTTTAAATTGGAAACACTGATTGAAGAATGCCATCTGCTTGAGCAAAGGAAGTGTACACCAGAGGAAATACATCAAATCTATAAAATATACTCAATCATGGATTTTGATTCTTTAGTGGAAAAGTTACAAGCAAATAAAGACACATTCACTGAAATAGAATACAGTAGACTGCTAACCTTTATTTCTGATAAGGATTTAAATCATATGGTTACTTTATTTGAAGAGTTCCCATACAAATGTCAGTTAGCGATTGTAAATGCACTTGGTCATAGAAGACTGCAGGAATATGTTTCCTTTTTTGAAAAATTGATTTTGCATACAGATCCAGAAATGCGATTACGCTCTTTAAAAGCTATATTCGAAACAGGGTGGGTTATCGACATTGAAAAATATCTGCATTTTGTGCATTCGGATATTTGGGAGGAAAGGCTGCATGTCACAAAATTATTGGGCCGTCTTCCACTGGAAGATTCGTACTCATATCTCCAAAAATTGCTTAAGGATCAATCTTGGAAGGTACGCTCTGAAGCGGCCAATACTATCGGGAAAATTAAAGATGGGAAAAAAATGCTAATAGAGTTCGTGGACACTTCCAGTGACCGTTATGCTATTGAGATAGCGAATGAAATAATCAGGAAAGGAACGTAAGGAAGAAAATGGAGAAATTTACCGAAACAATAGGACTGTTCTTCGGGAGCGCAATCCTTATTTACATGCTAATCGTTATTTTTGCTTACACTTTTATGCTCGTAATTGCCTTTATCCATATCCGTAAGCATTATTTGCTTGATAAAGAGGAAGCGGATGAAGAAAACTTAAGCAGTATTAATATGAAGCCTATCTCCATTATTGTACCTGCTTATAATGAGGAAGCAGGAATATTGGATACAGTTCATTCCCTGCTTTCCCTTCGATTTCCTCAGACTGAGGTTATTATTGTTAATGATGGTTCCACAGATAGTACTCAGAACAAACTAATCCAGGAATTCAAATTTCTTGAAGTAGAAAAAGTCTACAGGCAGGAGCTTTCTACAAAGCCCGTTAAGCGGATTTTTCAATCAGCCGTCTATCAGGGGGTATGGCTGATTGAAAAAGAAAATGGCGGGAAGGCTGATGCTTTAAATACAGGCATAAATTTTGCAAGGTTCCCTTACTTTTGTTCGATAGACGGAGATTCCATTCTTAATGAGAAATCGCTCCTCAAGGTCATGAATCCAATTATATCATCAGATGGTGAAGTTATAGCTGCTGGCGGGAATGTCAGAATTGCAAATGGCAGTATTGTTCATTCCGGCACTGTAAGAAAAACACAATTAGCGAAAAATTCCCTTGTATTAATGCAGGTAATTGAGTATTTGAGAGCCTTTATGATGGGAAGGATTTCATTCAGCAAGTATAACCTGGTTCTAATAATCTCCGGGGCATTTAGTGTGTTCTCCAAGGAATGGACCGTCAAAGCTGGAGGTTATGCTGCAAATTCCATCGGGGAAGATATGGAATTGGTTGTAAAGCTCCATCGATATTTAAAAGAAAATAAATTAAAGAAGAGGATAGAATTTGTTCCTGATCCTGTCTGCTGGACTGAGGCTCCAGAAAAACTTTCAATACTAAGGAAACAAAGAAGAAGATGGCATCAAGGCCTAATTGAAAGTCTCTGGAAGCATAAACGTATCACTTTGAATCCAAAGTACGGCGCAATTGGAATGGTTTCCTTTCCATATTTCTGGCTTGTAGAATGCCTGGGACCGATTTTTGAGTTAGGCGGATATCTTTATATCATAGCAGCCTTTTTTCTGGGGGAGATCTATTTTGAATTTGCTGTCTTATTGGCCCTCTTATTTATACTTTATGGGAGTGTTCTTTCTATTGCTTCCCTCCTGCTGGACGCATGGAACAAAGATGTTTACCCCACAAAGAGCGACCTCTTTCGCCTTATTTTTATGTCTTTAACAGAGGTTTTCTGGTATAAGCCGCTGACACTTTTATGGCGGATGGAAGGACTTATGTTTTTCATAATTAGAAGAAAAGAATGGGGAAATATGCAGCGGATCGGACATTCTTCGAAAGGACAATCAATATGAAGCGTTTTTATATAGCTGGGGTTTTTCTGCTGATACTTTGTCTGCTGCCAATTATATGGTGGCAGCTTGAATCACATAAAAACGTTAAAATTGCAATTCTTGACAAGACGGTGCCAAGTGAATCATACCGAGAACATCAGGGATTGACCTGGGTCTTAAATTACTTGAAGTACGGAAATGATAAAGGAAAAGCTATACATGCATCTGAGGATTACTTCGGTTTCAGGCCTAAAGAAGACAAGAGGAGCTACAAGGTCAAGAATTTTCCAAGCCATTATTTGGATTATGATATTATCTATGCAGCTGATACTTATGGTGTGTATGAAGATGATCTTCCATGGCTTGATAAAAAGAGAAAGGGTGCTCGGACCGGACAAATTTATGGAGGTCTGGAAGAAAGTGAATGGAAGTCAATTTTAGAGAGACTTAATCAAAAGGAAAAAAGCTTATTTATTGCTGAGTTTAACACCTTCGCCTCACCAACTAAAAAAGCAGTAAGGGAATCTGTTACGGAATACCTTGGGCTCGATTGGGGCGGCTGGACTGGAAGGTATTTTGAAGAACTTGATCCTGACAAAAATGAAGAAATCCCCAAGTGGATATTGGATGAATATAGAGATGCATGGAAGTATAGCGGTGCAGGCTTCATTCTTGTCAATGATATCGACTATAAAGTAATCGTACTGGAAAAAGATAAACATATAAATGAAGGCGGCATAAAGTTATCTTTTACTGATAATGGAACTAAACTGTTTGGACTTAAAGATAGTCCAGAGTACAAGTATTGGTTTGACATTGTTACGCCGAAGGGCACGGCCGAAGTTCTGGCAAATTACCAGTGGAATCTTACTAACGAAGGTAAGGCCTTACTTGAAGAAAACCGGATTCCATCCCAATTCGCAGCTGTTCTGGCAAATAAATCTGGAAGTGCATTGAGTTACTATTTTGCTGGTGATTTTAATGACATCGAACGAGTGCCTTCATTTTACGGGATGAAATGGCTGGATGCTGCATATCAGTTTGGGCACAAATATTCAGATGAAGCATTCTACTGGTCAGCTTATGTTCCCATGATGAAAAATATTCTGAGCCATTTCCCCGATAGTAATGAAATTGAAAAGTCTAAACCTGATAGTCTTCAATATAATGCAAGAGTTAATAAGGATGCCTTTGAGGTGAACAAAAATGGGAAATGGATTGAAATTCCCATAAAAGGTGTCAATTTAGGAATGGGGAAGCCTGGGCATTTTCCTGGAGAAGCGGCCATTACAGAAGAGGAATACTATCGATGGTTCGAAATGATAGGAGAAATGAATGCAAATAGCATTCGAGTATATACACTTCATCCTCCTGGGTTTTATCGCGCCTTAAAACGATATAATGAAGAGCATAAAGAGAAATTATACATTTTCCATGGTGTGTGGATGAATGAAGAGAAATTAGAGGAATCAATGGATGCATATGAGGAAGATAATCTCCGCGATTTCGAGAAAGAAATGAAAAAAATTGTGGATGTCGTTCATGGCAATAAAATAGTAGATCAAGAGCCTGGTCATGCTTCAGGGGCCTATCAGGCAGATGTGTCTGAGTTTGTAATTGGATGGCTGATAGGAATTGAGTGGAATCCGTATATGGTTGAAAACACAAATAAAATTCATAAAGGAATGAGGGATTTTAAAGGAGAGTATTTCCAAACAAAAGATGCAGAGCCGTTTGAAGCATGGATTGCCCAGCAGATGGAAACGATTGTCCAATACGAGAAGGATAAATATAATTGGATTAGACCGCTTAGCTTCACAAACTGGGTTACTACCGATATTCTTGATCACCCGGCAGAACCTAATGATCAAGAAGACCTTGTCAGTGTCAATCCAAATGTCATTTATACCAAAGGTGATATGAAAAAAACAGAACAGTTTGCCTCATACCACATTTATCCATATTATCCTGATTTCTTTAATTATGAAGAATCCTATCAGTCTTATAGAGATCATAGAGGGGAAAATAATAGCTATGCTGCCTATTTAAATGAACTGCATCAAGTGCATAGGCTCCCCATTCTGGTGGCGGAATTTGGTGTGCCAGCTTCGAGAGGCTTGACACATGAAAACCCTTTCGGATGGAATCAGGGATTCCTCTCTGAAAAACAGCAGGGGAAATTGTCAGCCGTTTATATGAAGATATTATGGCCGAAGAGTTACTCGGGGGTATGATTTTTACCTGGCAGGATGAGTGGTTCAAACGGACGTGGAATACTATGGACTATGATAACCCTGACCGACGGCCGTTTTGGTCCAATGCTCAGACAAATGAACAGCAATTTGGTCTCTTGAGTTTTGACCGGAACAAGATCCGAGTAGATGGAAATACAGAAGAATGGGAGGATGAGCCTCTTTACAAAGGAAATAAAATTAAAGAGTTATACGCTGATCATGATGAAAGGTATTTCTATTTGAGAATGGAGCTCGATGCTGAAAGTAAAGGCTATCCTATGATTCTGCTCGATATCATACCTAATCAGGGAAATCACTTTATCAATGGCCGTGATCTTCCTGGCTTCTCTAATGGTGTTGATTTTATCGTGAATTTGAATGAGAACGAATCCAGAATAATGGTGGATGATTATTATAATCTCTTCAACTTCCAGTACGGTCATCAATTGGAGATGATCCAACCGAAACCTCCATTACCTGCGAAAAATAGCGGGAATTTCTCCCGGATTGAATACGTATTAAGCAGAGAGCTTTTTATCCCATCTCAAAACCGTAAAATAGACTTTAAAAGCTATGAGACTGGCAAGCTGCAAGCAGGAAATGGAAACCCCGAAGCAAAGGAATACGATTCGCTCGCAGATTATACTATTGCAGAGGATGGCATAATAGAAATGAGGATTCCTTGGCTCTTATTGCAGGCAAAAGATCCGAGCCAAAAAGAGTTCATGGCTGATGTCTATTCAGAAGGACTAGAAGGAAGCGTAAAGATCGATCAAATATATGTAGGCGGACTCTATTTTGATGAACAGCACAACTTAATAGATTCCGTGCCTGAAATAACCAATGGAAACCTGGAAAAAATGAAGGAATATAAGTGGGAGGCATGGGATATGCCTCTTTCGGAAGAAAGGCTAAAGCAGTCCTATTATTTAATAAAAACGTTATATGGGAATTACAAATAAAAGTTCAGAGGGCTTTGGCCTTCTGAACTTTCTTAATCCAGGAGCATATTGTATAAGTCTCTTGCTTGTGGGCTGGTTTCCTCTTCAAGCAGCTTTTCATAGCTATGATAGGTTCGTATGGCTTCTGAAAGCCATCCTATTTCAGCAAAGATTCGTTGTAAGCAAAGATCCTATCATAATTGAACGGATACCTATGACAAAATAATGAGTTAATACCAATTTCTTTTATGTAATAAAAGATAATAATTTAAACGGCCTAACCATGAAGATATTCATCCAAAATGAAGTTTTTATGATATTCCCTGCTGCAGAAGGACAAGTCTCCTCCCAGTTAAAGAAAACTAGCCTGATAATTCTAAAATCAGGTTTGTACTTTATAAAAATGTCACTGATGTTATATTTGATTAACCTACCTACCCCTCCTCGTATTTTATACGGTAACACAATTCCCTATTCTCATTTAAATTACAAATTAAAACGTTAAGAGAATTATTTTTTCCCTGCTAAATGGGGCGATTAATTAATAGCTTAGCAAGTTAGCTATCATAGTTCCATCTTTTTAGGTTTGTGTCCATCATTATTTATTTTTAGAGGGCACGTGAAAAAATGTTTATTGTTAAGAAAATGTAAAGAGGAAAATAGTAACTTTATTTAAGTTGCTATGGGGGATATTTCCTCGATTGACCAAACAGAATCCTTTAGTTTTTTCTTATTTCCCTGTAGTTAATAAGAATAAAGCATCATAGGTTGCTTTAAAAAATTTAGGGAAGGAGATTTTAAAGTGTCAAAAAAAGTAAGCATTATTATGTTCATTCTTATTCTAGTTTCTCAGACTGTACTAAGCG
This window of the Cytobacillus pseudoceanisediminis genome carries:
- a CDS encoding response regulator, whose translation is MGIRQENKTGLIIEEMQAAPIFNMLTANIIRSKAPITAIFLGVYKESILLEGDLEAIEDDITSYLNAQIRQTDMLIKLSKAFQWCVILPQSKEEEANAFLSRLFQGVQKENDWLFQVHQLAFSAGVIEIRNNEINYDELMLIGYRSLERSIRLGDWNIEYIEDFKETAPEEIRVSILEEDEVFSRILNMSLENLPLKRVDLNINTFQDGLEFLESDWHSSSHTHLVIMNDILPRKNGFEVLYNIRRWPNNKRFIIFMLTKRTTEEDMIFAFENGADAYLAKPFNIRLFEAQVKGTLERLWK
- a CDS encoding HEAT repeat domain-containing protein translates to MFIIIMLLVLICLAFYIAVQYEKKQALITRKNEYLNELSSVWHDYLVKSKEADLAKLKPSNKEEYEITEKILLCYVKNLSNSEILLKINGFANEFLTDYYALLLRSRKWSLRMNALYRTADFKLETLIEECHLLEQRKCTPEEIHQIYKIYSIMDFDSLVEKLQANKDTFTEIEYSRLLTFISDKDLNHMVTLFEEFPYKCQLAIVNALGHRRLQEYVSFFEKLILHTDPEMRLRSLKAIFETGWVIDIEKYLHFVHSDIWEERLHVTKLLGRLPLEDSYSYLQKLLKDQSWKVRSEAANTIGKIKDGKKMLIEFVDTSSDRYAIEIANEIIRKGT
- a CDS encoding glycosyltransferase family 2 protein → MEKFTETIGLFFGSAILIYMLIVIFAYTFMLVIAFIHIRKHYLLDKEEADEENLSSINMKPISIIVPAYNEEAGILDTVHSLLSLRFPQTEVIIVNDGSTDSTQNKLIQEFKFLEVEKVYRQELSTKPVKRIFQSAVYQGVWLIEKENGGKADALNTGINFARFPYFCSIDGDSILNEKSLLKVMNPIISSDGEVIAAGGNVRIANGSIVHSGTVRKTQLAKNSLVLMQVIEYLRAFMMGRISFSKYNLVLIISGAFSVFSKEWTVKAGGYAANSIGEDMELVVKLHRYLKENKLKKRIEFVPDPVCWTEAPEKLSILRKQRRRWHQGLIESLWKHKRITLNPKYGAIGMVSFPYFWLVECLGPIFELGGYLYIIAAFFLGEIYFEFAVLLALLFILYGSVLSIASLLLDAWNKDVYPTKSDLFRLIFMSLTEVFWYKPLTLLWRMEGLMFFIIRRKEWGNMQRIGHSSKGQSI